One genomic region from Vibrio sp. STUT-A11 encodes:
- a CDS encoding electron transfer flavoprotein-ubiquinone oxidoreductase, producing the protein MEREIMEFDVVIVGAGPAGLSAACRLAQLNQQRQDEPLSICVVEKGSEVGAHILSGAVFETRALEELFPEWQTMGAPLSSSVTNDSFLYLTTSLNHVQVPHALTPNPMHNDESNYVISLANLCRWLEKQAEELGVEIFPGFPAASINYDQSGAVTGITTGDMGLDKNGHKKPNFEAGIELKAKYTVFSEGCRGHLGKELIRRFDLDAGKQPQHYALGIKEIWQSPDNSAQLAGNVIHSAGWPLSETDTTGGGFLYHMDDNQLAVGLIIDLNYDNPYLSPFDEFQRFKHHPAIKKHLQNAQRVAYGARAIAKGGFSSLPKQQFPGGLLIGCDAGTLNVAKIKGSHTAMKSGLLAAEAINVALQNSTPEPDYQSLFKASWLYEELIETRNFGANIHRFGSLLGGALSTFEHNVWRPLFKKPLPWKVTDNSHDDEQIKPISESHPIEYPKPDGEISFDKPSSVFLSGTQHEENQPCHLVLTFPHIPIDVNLALFGEPSQRYCPAGVYEVIEVEGKPTFQINASNCVHCKTCDIKDPSQNITWKTPEGGGGPSYQNM; encoded by the coding sequence ATGGAACGAGAAATTATGGAGTTTGACGTCGTGATCGTCGGTGCTGGTCCCGCAGGCTTAAGTGCCGCTTGTCGATTGGCTCAGCTCAATCAACAGCGCCAGGACGAGCCACTATCCATCTGCGTGGTGGAGAAAGGTTCCGAAGTCGGTGCACATATTCTCTCTGGAGCCGTATTTGAGACTCGCGCCTTAGAAGAGCTGTTTCCGGAGTGGCAAACCATGGGCGCTCCCCTATCCAGCTCCGTGACAAACGATTCTTTTCTCTATCTGACAACCTCACTTAACCATGTCCAGGTTCCTCACGCACTCACTCCAAACCCAATGCATAACGATGAAAGCAACTACGTCATCAGCCTTGCTAACCTGTGCCGTTGGCTGGAAAAACAGGCTGAAGAGCTTGGGGTTGAGATTTTTCCGGGTTTTCCAGCAGCGAGCATTAACTATGATCAATCCGGCGCGGTCACTGGGATCACCACGGGTGACATGGGGCTGGATAAAAACGGGCACAAAAAACCGAATTTCGAAGCGGGTATCGAGCTGAAAGCAAAATACACGGTATTTTCTGAAGGGTGCCGTGGCCACTTAGGTAAAGAGCTTATCCGTCGATTCGATTTGGATGCAGGTAAACAACCACAACATTACGCGTTAGGTATAAAGGAAATTTGGCAATCGCCAGATAATTCAGCGCAATTAGCCGGTAACGTGATCCACTCAGCGGGGTGGCCATTGAGCGAAACCGACACGACCGGGGGCGGGTTTCTGTATCATATGGATGATAATCAACTCGCCGTTGGTCTGATCATAGATCTTAATTACGATAACCCCTATTTAAGCCCCTTTGATGAGTTCCAGCGCTTTAAACACCACCCAGCCATCAAGAAGCACCTCCAAAATGCACAGCGTGTTGCCTATGGGGCCAGAGCCATCGCCAAAGGCGGGTTTTCTTCACTGCCTAAACAACAATTTCCCGGTGGACTTTTAATTGGTTGTGATGCGGGGACGCTAAACGTGGCCAAAATCAAGGGCAGTCACACCGCGATGAAATCTGGTTTATTGGCTGCAGAAGCAATAAACGTGGCACTGCAAAACTCTACACCTGAACCTGATTATCAATCTCTCTTTAAAGCGTCCTGGTTATATGAAGAGCTGATAGAAACACGTAACTTTGGTGCAAATATCCATAGGTTTGGTAGCCTGTTAGGAGGCGCACTCTCTACCTTTGAGCACAATGTATGGCGTCCACTGTTTAAAAAACCATTACCCTGGAAAGTTACCGATAATTCGCATGATGATGAACAAATCAAGCCAATCAGCGAATCTCATCCGATCGAATACCCTAAACCGGATGGTGAAATAAGTTTCGATAAGCCCTCGTCAGTGTTTCTGTCAGGCACGCAACATGAAGAAAATCAGCCGTGCCATCTCGTACTGACATTTCCACATATACCAATCGATGTGAATCTTGCCCTATTCGGTGAGCCCAGCCAACGTTACTGCCCTGCCGGAGTCTATGAAGTGATTGAAGTGGAAGGAAAGCCAACATTCCAGATAAATGCATCAAACTGCGTGCATTGTAAAACCTGCGATATTAAAGATCCTTCGCAAAACATTACCTGGAAAACACCAGAAGGCGGTGGCGGCCCGAGCTATCAGAATATGTAA